The following are encoded in a window of Castanea sativa cultivar Marrone di Chiusa Pesio chromosome 5, ASM4071231v1 genomic DNA:
- the LOC142634869 gene encoding uncharacterized protein LOC142634869 has product MQKYLKLTKHLAWEFNKLDFVRIPKDQNMAADEIAKMASSKEKPTNGELLMEIQKRPSIEEVLIFSIQSINSWMAPIMSFLQDGHLPRDALEARRIKMRAARFTILNDTLYKMGFSMPYLKCVNEEEAKYILREVHEGICGDYAGLRSLVSKVIQTGYFWPTMQVDTAELVNWCDKCQRFGNVQRLPAEKMTTITSPWPFAQWGIDIIDPLPLRKGQVRFLLVNIDYFTKWVEAETIGTITEAWIRSFVWKNIICRFGIPRTIISDNGRQFDSQGFKDFSSGLGIRNQFSYPGPNSRTQDTHRLTYGTEVVIPVEVGVASVRREVFREKDNNDQLRINLDYLDEIRDKASNKTVKYQRKMTEYYNKRVKLRLLEIGDLVLRKVSSVVNPGNPIWQSNKIPPRRMYIANEAKRFFRKPNMAKQ; this is encoded by the exons atgcagaagtacctcaagctGACGAAACATCTAGCCTGGGAGTTCAATAAGTTGGACTTCGTTCGGATCCCAAAAGACCAGAATATGGCGGCAGATGAGATAGCGAAGATGGCTTCGTCAAAAGAAAAACCAACGAACGGGGAATTActcatggagattcagaaacGCCCCAGCATCGAAGAAGTCCTGATATTTTCCATTCAGAGCATAAATAGCTGGATGGCACCGATCATGTCGTTTCTCCAAGATGGGCACCTCCCTCGCGACGCCCTAGAGGCCAGGAGGATCAAAATGAGAGCGGCTAGatttacaattttgaatgataccttatacaaaatGGGCTTTTCCATGCCCTACTTGAAGTGTGTCAACgaagaagaagccaagtacATCCTTCGAGAAGTccacgaaggaatttgtggagacTATGCTGGGCTTAGATCTCTGGTAAGCAAAGTTATTCAAACAGGATATTTCTGGCCAACCATGCAGGTAGACACAGCGGAGCTCGTCAATTGGTGCgataagtgccagaggttcgggaATGTCCAGAGGCTGCCGGCAGAGAAAATGACGACGATAACCTCCCcgtggccgttcgcacaatgggggattgATATCATCGACCCATTGCCCCTGAGAAAAGGACAGGTAAGGTTCCTGCTCGTTAatattgattacttcacaaaatgggtcgAAGCAGAGACAATAGGAACTATCACAGAGGCATGGATCCGTAGCTTCgtatggaagaatataatttgcaggttcgggattccaAGAACGATCATATCAGATAATGGGCGTCAGTTTGACAGCCAGGGATTTAAAGACTTTAGCTCGGGACTAGGCATCAGGAACCAATTCTCGTACCCAGGACCCAATTCTCGTACCCAGGACACCCACAG gctcacttatggcactgaGGTGGTAATCCCAGTTGAGGTGGGAGTGGCCAGCGTCAGGCGAGAAGTATTCCGCGAGAAAGACAACAACGACCAACTTCGAATCAATCTGGACTACCTGGACGAAATAAGAGACAAGGCCTCCAACAAGACGGTGAAGTACCAACGAAAGATGACCGAGTACTACAACAAGAGGGTCAAGCTCAGACTACTTGAAATTGGCGACCTCGTCCTGCGCAAG GTCTCGTCAGTAGTAAATCCCGGAAACCCAATATGGCAAAgcaataagattccgcctagacggatgtacattgcCAATGAAGCCAAGAGATTTTTCCGGAAACCTAATATGGCTAAGCAATAA